The sequence below is a genomic window from Mustelus asterias unplaced genomic scaffold, sMusAst1.hap1.1 HAP1_SCAFFOLD_3643, whole genome shotgun sequence.
atagagtgagagagagagagagtggacaggatagagagagagagagagagtggacaggatagagagagagagagagaagtggacaggatagagagagagagagagagagtggacagatagagagagagagagagagagtggacaggatagaaagagagagagagagagagagacaggatagagagagagagagtggacagatagagagagagagagagtggacagatagagagagagagagagagagagagtggacaggatagagagagagagagagagagagagtggacaggatagagagagagagagtggacaggatagagaggagagagagagagagagtggacaggatagagtgagagagagagagagagagtggacaggatagagagagagtgagaggacaagatagagagagagagagagtggacaggatagagagagagagagaggacaggataAACTTGTTTCCCTTGTTGGAGAATTCTAGAAGTGGGGACAGAGATTCAGGGTGAGTAGCAGTCGGTGTGGAGGGGACGTGGGGAAGAACTGtttctacacagagggtgctgggtgtctGGGATTCACTGCCCCAATTGGTGGGGGAGGCAGAGACCCgaaactcttttaaaaaatacctggatctgcactttGAGTGCTGCAAGCTACAGGagtatgggccaggtgcaggaaggtgggattagaaagggctccgcggtgtccttgggctggcacgggcaggatgggccaaatggcctcctctgtgctgtaatatttCCATGGTTCTCTGGTTCCAGTTGAACCTGGAATGAATTCAATCATCAGCAGGCATTGGGAGGGAGCGGAAACGGGGCGCTGGGAACAGGCTGAGAACAACAACAGGACGAGCTGAGTGTCACCAACCTGCAGTTTGTTGCCACAGGTGATTCTGTTACTGGCAAAGGAGAAGATCAGGCGGCCTTGGCGAATGTTTCCCCCGCAGCGGGGGTCATTCAGGTGGAAGGTACGGCTGGAGAAGCCGGCATCAAACAGCATGCAgcgggagagagacacactgctGTTCTCACCCTGGCAGCTCAAACCAGCATCtggaacagagagagaacatCGATTAGAAAGCAGCCACTACCACGAGGGCCAGGGAAAGCTCCAGGGCTCTGCAGGATACCCCGGGGCTCTGCAGGATACCCCAGGGCTCTGCAGGATACCCCAGGGCTCTGCAGGATACCCCGGGGCTCTGCAGGATACCCCGGGGCTCTGCAGGATACCCCGGGGCTCTGCAGGATACCCCAGGGCTCTGCAGGATACCCCAGGGCTCTGCAGGATACCCCGGGGCTCTGCAGGATACCCCGGGGCTCTGCAGGATACCCCGGGGCTCTGCAGGATGCCCCGGGGCTCTGCAGGATACCCCAGGGCTCTGCAGGATACCCCAGGGCTCTGCAGGATACCCCAGGGCTCTGCAGGATACCCCGGAAGATTGACTTTAGAAAGAGTTCCCGACAGATTTACCAGACAGtttgttttggggagtcaggaggtgagttactctccgcaggattcccagcctctgacctgctctgggagccacagtatttatacggctgggtccagctcagtttctggccaatggcaacccccaggatgttgacagtgggggattcagtgacggtgacccccaggatgttgatagtgggggattcagtgacggtaacccccaggatgttcacagtgggggtttcagtgatggtgacccccaggatgttgatagtgggggtttcagtgatggtaaccccccaggatgttgacagtgggggtttcagtgatggtaaccccccaggatgttgatagtggggggattcagtgatggtgacccccagggtgttgatagtgggggtttcagtgatggtgacccccaggatgttgatagtgggggtttcagtgatggtgacccccaggatgttgacagtgggggtttcagtgatggtgacccccaggatgttaacagtgggggtttcagtgatggtgacccccaggatgttgatagtgggggattcagtgatgggaatgccattggatgtcagggtgatagttagattctctcctgcGGTCCGTGATtgtccataagacacaggagcagaattaggccactcagcctatcgagcctgctctggtatttttctcatctccatcctcttgccttttccccataacccctgatccccttattaatcaagaacctatctatctctgtcttaaagacactcaatgacccggcctcctctgcggcaaagagttccacagattcaccactctctgactgaagaaattcctcctcatctctgttttaaagggtcgtccctttagcccgaggttgttccctctggttctagtctctcccactcatgGACACATCTTCCCACACCCACTTTATCCAGGCATTTCAGTATCCTGTCAGTTTTCATcagattcctcctcatccttcAAAACTTCAGATCTGATGCTACAGAACAGAGGGAGATCTGTCAGGCGCACCTCCCACTCCCCTAGAaaaccctaacccccacccccccatccctggaaaatcacgcgctcccacccccccagcgATCCCTGACTACCCAGCTAATCTCCACTCCCCAGCCCAACCGATCTCTGCCCAAATCCCCCAGCCCTGGCCTGGccaatgggcatcgctggctggccagcatttattgcccttccctaattgcccccttgagaagggggtgggtgagctgccatcttgatcccgctgcagtccccgtgtggtgtaggtccacccacagtgctgttagggagggagttccaggattttgaccccagcgacagtgaaggaacggccgatatatttccaagtcgggatggtgagtgactcggaggggaacctccaggtgggggtgttcccaggtatctgctgcccttgtccttctagatagtagaggtggtgggtttggaaggtgctgcctaaggagcctggtTGAATTAATGGGGCGGTTCGGAGGATCCAAAAACCACACAGGGTACATTCCTTAACCCGATGTAGATTCTGGAAGGTTCTGTGTCGCGTTAGTGGCTCTATCCTGGGATTGGTGAACAAATCCATCAATTGCACTTTCTGGAATGCCTGAAGTGAGGCAGCTTTCCGTGGAATTGTGGACGCTCGAATTCTGAGCATACGTTCCCTCAATCTTATTCCTCACACACCTCACCTTAACACGGAGAGATGATTTGGATAGGATAGGCATGTCACACCCTCTCAGCTCCCCTCACACCCGAATTGAGGTTCCTCCAGGCCCGGGTatgtgatggggagggggatgggggttggggggggggttgggggttctcTCGGTGCGACCCACACAGGCTGCTGAATGGTTGTGACTGGGTTACAGCCCCTCCCAGTTCAAGGTGCACGTGTTGGTCCCAGATGGGGCAATGCAGCCCCCTCCCTGCTGGGTGCAACCCCGATGGCCAGTTTTAGACACCGGGAGAGCGCCCAGCGCAGTGCCATACTCAATATCGCCGGAAAGCTGATGTTCCGAGACCCACCTCCACTCTGAGACCCCAGAAACCCGGCCTTGGCCCACAATCTCTGCCTATTCCCAGTCGGAGAACGGAACTAATGTGTGACAGTGTTATTAATAGCGAgagaatgggtggaattttcccatcctccgccgccccacgggaatcggagtgggtgggaCATAGGCCAGGCAAAGGTCCGCTGGCCTCggcagggattttccagtcctggggaGAGTGCGGCTGAAAAACCCCACCCAATAACTTCAGAACAGAGTAACTCAGAGGAGGAATCATTCAGGAAAATAACAAGCTGGCAACTCTTTGGGCTGGGAGATTTTAAACACTGTTCTATTGGTTTTTAACCTTCAGATTAAACAGTTGGAACAGTCCTGCGCCTGAGCACCAATCAGCAATGAATtgagtcaacaaagaacaaagaaaattacagcacaggaacaggcccttcggccctccaagtctgcaccgaccatgctgccccgactgaactaaaacccccgacccttccagggaccatatccctctattcccatcctattcatgtacttgtcaagacaccccttaaaagtcactcctgtatccgcttccactccctcccccggcaacgagttccaggcacccactaccctctgtgtaaaaaatctgcctcgtacatctcctttaaaccttgcccctcgcaccttaaatctgtgccccctagtaattgattcttccaccctgggaaaaagcttctgactatccactctgtccatgcctctcataatcttgtagacttctatcaggtctcccctcaacctccgtcgctccagtgagaacaaaccaagtttctccaacctctcctcatagctaatgccctccataccaggcaacatcctggtaaatcttttctgtaccctctccaaagcctccacatccttctggtagtgtggcgaccagaattgaacactatattccaagtgcggcctaactaaggttctataaagctgcaacatgacttgccaatttttaaactcaataccccggccgatgaaggcaagcatgccgtatgccttcttgactaccttctccacctgcattgccactttcagtgacctgtgtacctgtacacccagatcccgttgcctatcaatactcttaagggttctgccatttactgttatatttcctgtctgtattagaccttccaaaatgcatt
It includes:
- the LOC144490698 gene encoding alpha-tectorin-like, translating into MSWLLIIIIFICPVFNTSQAAQATITPTNPDTSAWPDPCSGEFCTEWESCGLRSGKYGCRCSNVSDSESSKNFDAGLSCQGENSSVSLSRCMLFDAGFSSRTFHLNDPRCGGNIRQGRLIFSFASNRITCGNKLQVGDTQLVLLLFSACSQRPVSAPSQCLLMIEFIP